CAAGCTGACCCGTCCAGCCTTGGAAAAGAAGATCCGCTGGAGGCGAGAATCCTTCAGGACCAGCTCGCTGATCTGAGGGCAGGCCTTTTCGTCTCAATGCCGATAAGCATTGTGCTGTCCGGGCTGATTTTGACCGTGCAGGCCCTTTCCGGGAACGGTCTTGCTGGCGCGGCCTGGTTTTCGGTCGTTAATGCGATAAATGCCGCCCGCCTTGCACTCGCCCGTCATCAGCTGAAGGAACCCGGAGTCCAGGATGATCTGACACGGGTTTGGCTGCGGCTTCGCTGGTTTGGCAGGCTTGCTCTTCTGGCGGGATTCACCTGGTCATTCCTTGCCATCCTAACGGCTGGATACACGACGTCTCAAGCATCGCTGCATCTAATAATTCTGGCGGGCATTTCAGCTGGCGCGGTCACGTACGGCAGCTCATATGCTGCGGCAGCGATATGCTTCATCACACCGCCACTCCTCATTGCCGCCGCATGTTTGCTGACGAAGGGAGCCCCGGAAAACTACATTCTGGCTTTTGCCGTCCTGCTTTTCGAGGGCGGCCTGGTTCGATCCTCGTTCGTTGGACAAGCGCGCTTCCGTGACGCGAGCCGCCTGAGACATCAAGCCGAGCGGCTTGCCGCGGAAATGGAGCGCAATTCCAGGGAGGACCATCTTACCGCGCTCCTCAACAGGCGGGGCCTCGAACATGCAATCGATCAGTTTGAGAACACCGATGGACCCTTTGTGGCCATGCTGATTGATCTGGACGGGTTCAAATCTGTCAACGGTACCTACG
This region of Mesorhizobium sp. M2A.F.Ca.ET.046.03.2.1 genomic DNA includes:
- a CDS encoding GGDEF domain-containing protein, which codes for MPISIVLSGLILTVQALSGNGLAGAAWFSVVNAINAARLALARHQLKEPGVQDDLTRVWLRLRWFGRLALLAGFTWSFLAILTAGYTTSQASLHLIILAGISAGAVTYGSSYAAAAICFITPPLLIAAACLLTKGAPENYILAFAVLLFEGGLVRSSFVGQARFRDASRLRHQAERLAAEMERNSREDHLTALLNRRGLEHAIDQFENTDGPFVAMLIDLDGFKSVNGTYGHRTGDELLARIARRIEEEAPEGSTLARIGGDEFVLVFSSRKNSPSPTNLASNLIAKLARPYPGIASVRIGASIGIYLAENPGLTEMLLRADIALYTAKRRGRNEFCLFGAELARELQRRQSIERDLHSAITMRSLVAWFQPIVRLETEASSVLKPC